In one window of Arachis ipaensis cultivar K30076 chromosome B06, Araip1.1, whole genome shotgun sequence DNA:
- the LOC107647860 gene encoding growth-regulating factor 4 isoform X2 encodes MMNGGSSRSSRFPFTPSQWQELEHQALIYKYMASGISIPPDLLFSIKRGYHLDHSRLFPPQHLGWNYLQMGLGRKIDPEPGRCRRTDGKKWRCSKEAYPDSKYCERHMHRGKNRSRKPVEQSPAAPPTNTDDAAAPSSSTTTTILSITNNNNSLSPLSSASLSSHQHQHQPSSRSSNSIGFSFQDNNAAPLFLDTQTNTDCSFTTIASTLIITTTTQSISRVVVATWLLGKKKSHIIRRPPFIVSSMNGLTRVEEAHPGLIWMINLPLLSFPFPSPHPLMTSQPSFQGTLEMVKLSFQKWDLPLGMWVRVRLNQRANNVLWQGMSGVCTWTWTWTWL; translated from the exons ATGATGAATGGTGGAAGCAGCAGGAGCAGCAGGTTCCCATTCACACCATCACAGTGGCAAGAGCTTGAACACCAAGCACTCATCTACAAATACATGGCTTCCGGCATCTCCATCCCCCCTGATCTCCTCTTCTCCATCAAAAGAGGCTACCACCTTGACCACTCTAGGCTCTTCCCTCCACAACACC TTGGATGGAACTATCTGCAGATGGGTCTGGGAAGAAAGATAGACCCTGAACCAGGAAGATGCAGAAGAACCGATGGAAAAAAATGGAGATGCTCAAAGGAAGCATATCCAGATTCAAAGTACTGTGAGAGGCACATGCACAGAGGCAAGAACCGTTCAAGAAAGCCTGTGGAACAATCACCAGCAGCACCACCAACGAACACGGATGATGCTGCTGCTCCATCTTCTTCAACCACAACAACAATCTTATCAATCACCAACAACAATaactctctctcccctctctcatCTGCATCACTGTCCTCTcatcaacaccaacaccaacccTCTTCAAGGTCCTCCAACTCCATTGGCTTCTCTTTTCAGGACAACAACGCTGCTCCTTTGTTTCTTGACACCCAGACCAACACCGACTGCAG CTTCACCACCATAGCTTCAACGCTGAtcataacaacaacaactcaaagcATCAGCAGGGTGGTGGTTGCTACATGGCTCTTGGGAAAGAAGAAAAGCCACATCATCAGAAGACCACCGTTCATCGTTTCTTCGATGAATGGCCTCACAAGAGTAGAGGAGGCTCATCCTGGCTTGATTTGGATGATAAATCTTCCACTACTCAGCTTTCCATTTCCATCCCCACATCCTCTCATGACTTCACAACCTTCATTTCAAGGAACACTAGAG atgGTTAAGCTTAGCTTTCAAAAGTGGGACCTACCCCTTGGCATGTGGGTGAGAGTAAGACTGAATCAAAGGGCCAACAATGTGCTTTGGCAAGGGATGAGTGGGGTTTGCACATGGACATGGACATGGACATGGTTGTGA
- the LOC107647860 gene encoding growth-regulating factor 6 isoform X1 — protein sequence MMNGGSSRSSRFPFTPSQWQELEHQALIYKYMASGISIPPDLLFSIKRGYHLDHSRLFPPQHLGWNYLQMGLGRKIDPEPGRCRRTDGKKWRCSKEAYPDSKYCERHMHRGKNRSRKPVEQSPAAPPTNTDDAAAPSSSTTTTILSITNNNNSLSPLSSASLSSHQHQHQPSSRSSNSIGFSFQDNNAAPLFLDTQTNTDCRERYIYGLKEEVDEHAFFTEPSGTMRSFSASSMDDSWQLTPLTISSSTSSNENNNEYSYLQLHHHSFNADHNNNNSKHQQGGGCYMALGKEEKPHHQKTTVHRFFDEWPHKSRGGSSWLDLDDKSSTTQLSISIPTSSHDFTTFISRNTRDG from the exons ATGATGAATGGTGGAAGCAGCAGGAGCAGCAGGTTCCCATTCACACCATCACAGTGGCAAGAGCTTGAACACCAAGCACTCATCTACAAATACATGGCTTCCGGCATCTCCATCCCCCCTGATCTCCTCTTCTCCATCAAAAGAGGCTACCACCTTGACCACTCTAGGCTCTTCCCTCCACAACACC TTGGATGGAACTATCTGCAGATGGGTCTGGGAAGAAAGATAGACCCTGAACCAGGAAGATGCAGAAGAACCGATGGAAAAAAATGGAGATGCTCAAAGGAAGCATATCCAGATTCAAAGTACTGTGAGAGGCACATGCACAGAGGCAAGAACCGTTCAAGAAAGCCTGTGGAACAATCACCAGCAGCACCACCAACGAACACGGATGATGCTGCTGCTCCATCTTCTTCAACCACAACAACAATCTTATCAATCACCAACAACAATaactctctctcccctctctcatCTGCATCACTGTCCTCTcatcaacaccaacaccaacccTCTTCAAGGTCCTCCAACTCCATTGGCTTCTCTTTTCAGGACAACAACGCTGCTCCTTTGTTTCTTGACACCCAGACCAACACCGACTGCAG AGAGAGGTATATTTATGGGCTGAAAGAGGAGGTGGATGAGCATGCTTTCTTCACTGAACCTTCGGGAACAATGAGAAGCTTCTCTGCTTCGTCCATGGATGATTCATGGCAGCTGACACCACTCACCATAAGCTCCTCAACTTCTTCGAATGAAAACAACAACGAGTACTCTTACTTGCAGCTTCACCACCATAGCTTCAACGCTGAtcataacaacaacaactcaaagcATCAGCAGGGTGGTGGTTGCTACATGGCTCTTGGGAAAGAAGAAAAGCCACATCATCAGAAGACCACCGTTCATCGTTTCTTCGATGAATGGCCTCACAAGAGTAGAGGAGGCTCATCCTGGCTTGATTTGGATGATAAATCTTCCACTACTCAGCTTTCCATTTCCATCCCCACATCCTCTCATGACTTCACAACCTTCATTTCAAGGAACACTAGAG atgGTTAA
- the LOC107647860 gene encoding growth-regulating factor 1 isoform X3, translating to MASGISIPPDLLFSIKRGYHLDHSRLFPPQHLGWNYLQMGLGRKIDPEPGRCRRTDGKKWRCSKEAYPDSKYCERHMHRGKNRSRKPVEQSPAAPPTNTDDAAAPSSSTTTTILSITNNNNSLSPLSSASLSSHQHQHQPSSRSSNSIGFSFQDNNAAPLFLDTQTNTDCRERYIYGLKEEVDEHAFFTEPSGTMRSFSASSMDDSWQLTPLTISSSTSSNENNNEYSYLQLHHHSFNADHNNNNSKHQQGGGCYMALGKEEKPHHQKTTVHRFFDEWPHKSRGGSSWLDLDDKSSTTQLSISIPTSSHDFTTFISRNTRDG from the exons ATGGCTTCCGGCATCTCCATCCCCCCTGATCTCCTCTTCTCCATCAAAAGAGGCTACCACCTTGACCACTCTAGGCTCTTCCCTCCACAACACC TTGGATGGAACTATCTGCAGATGGGTCTGGGAAGAAAGATAGACCCTGAACCAGGAAGATGCAGAAGAACCGATGGAAAAAAATGGAGATGCTCAAAGGAAGCATATCCAGATTCAAAGTACTGTGAGAGGCACATGCACAGAGGCAAGAACCGTTCAAGAAAGCCTGTGGAACAATCACCAGCAGCACCACCAACGAACACGGATGATGCTGCTGCTCCATCTTCTTCAACCACAACAACAATCTTATCAATCACCAACAACAATaactctctctcccctctctcatCTGCATCACTGTCCTCTcatcaacaccaacaccaacccTCTTCAAGGTCCTCCAACTCCATTGGCTTCTCTTTTCAGGACAACAACGCTGCTCCTTTGTTTCTTGACACCCAGACCAACACCGACTGCAG AGAGAGGTATATTTATGGGCTGAAAGAGGAGGTGGATGAGCATGCTTTCTTCACTGAACCTTCGGGAACAATGAGAAGCTTCTCTGCTTCGTCCATGGATGATTCATGGCAGCTGACACCACTCACCATAAGCTCCTCAACTTCTTCGAATGAAAACAACAACGAGTACTCTTACTTGCAGCTTCACCACCATAGCTTCAACGCTGAtcataacaacaacaactcaaagcATCAGCAGGGTGGTGGTTGCTACATGGCTCTTGGGAAAGAAGAAAAGCCACATCATCAGAAGACCACCGTTCATCGTTTCTTCGATGAATGGCCTCACAAGAGTAGAGGAGGCTCATCCTGGCTTGATTTGGATGATAAATCTTCCACTACTCAGCTTTCCATTTCCATCCCCACATCCTCTCATGACTTCACAACCTTCATTTCAAGGAACACTAGAG atgGTTAA
- the LOC107646702 gene encoding uncharacterized protein LOC107646702: protein MIGEEDALALEVQPTPEEVKEAVWDCESSKAPGSDSYNMNFIKRCWSEIGTEFTAAVMDFFLSSKLPADTNLTWVALAPKFTGAKEIKDLRPISMVGYVYKVISKILVRRMRAIMPRLVGETQSAFVKGRKIHDGALIACETVQWIKMRKKEAVIMKLGFQKAYDRVKWSFVDLVLQKMGFGRRWRSWVMECVSTSSMMLGEVVRNGRILPLLVGRDQVELSHLQFADDTWVQHMSRVLGCMIASLPVKYLGIPLGANPSLPVYYLSLYKMSKVVAEKLIFLQRRFLWSKEDGRNGMEMVRWEVVQAPKKLGGLGVGDAMVLPTRGGAWKDICQIQFKDQQLRQKMINGLFMEIGNGRGTRFWEDVWLRRGALKDLFPRLFSVSNQTGFVIGDCGFWDGLEWRWNFHWRRELFQWELDLENQIHETLRVVQLAYGREDKVV from the exons ATGATTGGTGAGGAGGATGCTTTAGCATTGGAGGTGCAACCGACTCCAGAGGAGGTCAAAGAAGCAGTATGGGATTGCGAATCATCCAAAGCTCCTGGAAGTGATAGCTACAACATGAACTTTATAAAGAGGTGTTGGTCTGAAATTGGCACTGAATTTACGGCGGCGGTGATGGATTTCTTCCTGTCTTCTAAGTTACCGGCGGATACGAATCTCACTTGGGTGGCGTTGGCCCCTAAGTTTACTGGTGCAAAGGAAATCAAAGATCTGAGACCGATCAGTATGGTAGGCTATGTGTATAAAGTCATTTCGAAAATATTGGTTCGGAGGATGCGAGCAATCATGCCACGACTAGTAGGTGAGACTCAAAGTGCTTTTGTCAAGGGACGAAAGATTCATGATGGGGCCCTTATCGCATGCGAAACTGTTCAATGGATTAAAATGAGGAAGAAGGAAGCGGTGATAATGAAGCTGGGTTTCCAGAAAGCTTACGATAGAGTCAAGTGGAGCTTTGTAGATCTTGTGTTGCAAAAGATGGGCTTTGGTCGGAGATGGAGGAGTTGGGTTATGGAATGTGTAAGTACAAGTTCAAT GATGCTTGGGGAGGTAGTGAGAAATGGGCGTATTTTGCCGTTACTGGTGGGTAGAGATCAGGTCGAGCTATCACATCTCCAATTTGCGGACGATACT TGGGTGCAGCATATGTCTAGAGTGCTGGGTTGTATGATTGCCTCTCTGCCGGTGAAATACTTGGGGATCCCGCTAGGAGCGAACccgag CCTCCCTGTCTATTACTTGAGCTTGTATAAAATGTCAAAGGTTGTTGCAGAGAAATTGATTTTTCTACAGAGAAGGTTTCTTtggagtaaggaggatggaaGGAATGGTATGGAAATGGTCAGGTGGGAGGTGGTGCAGGCTCCCAAAAAACTGGGCGGTTTAGGGGTTGGGGATGCTATG GTATTACCTACTCGAGGGGGGGCATGGAAGGATATCTGCCAAATACAGTTCAAGGATCAACAACTAAGACAGAAGATGATTAATGGGTTGTTTATGGAGATTGGCAATGGGAGAGGTACTCGGTTCTGGGAGGATGTATGGCTGCGTAGAGGGGCCCTGAAAGACTTATTTCCGAGGCTAttctcagtttcaaaccaaacaggATTtgttataggggattgtgggttctgggaCGGGTTAGAGTGGAGATGGAACTTCCATTGGAGGCGAGAGcttttccaatgggagttggaccTAGAGAACCAGATACACGAAACTTTAAGAGTGGTTCAACTTGCATACGGTAGAGAGGATAAAGTtgtgtga
- the LOC107646703 gene encoding uncharacterized protein LOC107646703 → MLGLVETKRQVVTKYDIPKIWGNSCAGWDFVESNGTFGGLLLIWDDDFFKIRNSQKGERWLCVEGELVKYNFYCAFILVYGAHARDEKLVVWEELSYIVGLCQVPCCFMGDFNEILQVEERRGTDSLPLSAEDFKNWIHDMGVVDLPITDRKFTWFRGRSCSRIDRVLVSLEWLEKFPDTRLHGGPRGLSDHCPIIAEGRRQRDGPRPFRSLDSWFTHEDFLRMVKEEWRGLGEAQFTDKLKDMTGPLGRWYKDKFGDLDRKIMKFEEEIKKIDDAVGDGVHDGTVEARRKALVTCCEKWYVRKELHWKQMSRSRHVKDIDKNTRYFHNLASARRRNNRIDALLINGRLIRSQARIKIEIRDF, encoded by the coding sequence ATGTTAGGCCTGGTGGAGACTAAAAGACAGGTAGTGACTAAATATGATATACCAAAAATTTGGGGAAATAGTTGTGCAGGATGGGACTTTGTTGAATCTAATGGTACTTTTGGTGGATTGCTGTTAATATGGGATGATGACTTCTTTAAAATAAGAAATAGCCAGAAAGGGGAGAGGTGGTTGTGTGTTGAAGGGGAGTTagtgaaatataatttttattgtgCTTTTATTTTGGTATATGGTGCGCATGCTAGAGATGAGAAGCTTGTTGTTTGGGAAGAGCTGAGTTACATTGTGGGGTTATGCCAGGTTCCCTGTTGCTTCATGGGagactttaatgagattttacAGGTGGAAGAAAGACGGGGCACTGATAGCTTACCCTTATCAGCTGAAGACTTCAAGAATTGGATACATGACATGGGTGTGGTGGACTTGCCGATTACTGACCGCAAGTTTACATGGTTTAGAGGTCGATCATGCAGCCGTATTGACAGGGTTCTGGTTAGCTTGGAATGGCTGGAAAAGTTTCCAGACACTCGGCTACATGGTGGTCCTAGGGGCTTGTCTGACCATTGTCCAATTATAGCGGAAGGTAGGAGGCAGAGAGATGGGCCGAGGCCATTCAGAAGCCTTGATTCGTGGTTTACACATGAAGATTTTCTGAGAATGGTTAAGGAGGAATGGAGAGGCCTAGGTGAGGCACAATTTACAGATAAACTGAAGGATATGACAGGTCCTCTGGGAAGATGGTATAAAGATAAATTTGGGGATTTGGacagaaaaatcatgaaatttgaGGAAGAGATCAAGAAGATTGATGACGCGGTGGGTGACGGTGTTCATGATGGAACAGTAGAGGCAAGAAGAAAGGCACTTGTGACTTGTTGTGAGAAATGGTATGTAAGGAAGGAGttacattggaagcagatgtcgcgTTCTAGACATGTGAAGGACATTGATAAGAACACGAGGTACTTCCACAACTTGGCCTCTGCGAGAAGGAGAAACAACAGGATTGATGCGCTACTCATAAATGGAAGGCTGATAAGGAGTCAAGCAAGGATCAAGATTGAGATTAGAGACTTTTAG